The proteins below come from a single Thermincola ferriacetica genomic window:
- a CDS encoding phosphoribosyltransferase family protein has product MFPFLLTRKEKKKQRSILLIDDVITTGSTLQEVGKQLKICGADKIFGIALAHTEASFIYG; this is encoded by the coding sequence TTGTTTCCATTTCTACTGACTCGGAAAGAAAAAAAGAAGCAGCGATCTATTTTGCTCATAGATGATGTTATTACAACAGGAAGCACACTACAAGAAGTTGGGAAACAGCTTAAAATATGTGGCGCAGATAAAATATTTGGTATAGCACTTGCCCATACTGAGGCTTCTTTTATTTACGGGTAA
- a CDS encoding MBL fold metallo-hydrolase: protein MAMRKKQGPGCLALIFFFLIIGAIGSCLGGGNQTENKITTAPATQITQSVYQSAYNTTESPKDATSDVNNTGTGQQTPVVNTGGKLKVHFINVGQGDSILIQTPGGKNLLIDAGPNSAESTVESYLQAQGVKKLDVVVGTHPHEDHIGGLDGVIRSFDIGKIYLPKASHTTEAYASLLQSIKNKGLKVSTAAAGVVLDLGPGIEAKFLAPNGTGYRDLNDYSAVIELKYGKNSFLFEGDAETVSEHQMLAAGYNLDVDVLKVGHHGSRSSSSSSFLRAVTPKYAVISVGAGNSYGHPAYETVAALANAGAKIYRTDEAGTIVAVSDGTNFTIDKNASAIQPRAPNSGSGSGYVGGAGPGPRPEPQSGDYYIGNRNTHKFHLPSCSYLPNPENQVIFKTREAAISAGYVPCKKCYP, encoded by the coding sequence ATGGCCATGCGAAAAAAACAGGGTCCAGGATGCCTTGCCCTGATTTTCTTCTTTTTAATCATAGGGGCCATCGGATCATGTCTTGGCGGCGGTAACCAAACGGAGAATAAAATAACGACAGCGCCTGCAACTCAAATAACTCAAAGCGTTTACCAAAGCGCGTACAACACAACCGAATCGCCAAAAGACGCCACCTCAGATGTAAACAACACCGGAACCGGCCAGCAAACACCTGTTGTTAATACCGGTGGTAAACTCAAGGTGCATTTTATCAATGTCGGCCAGGGTGACAGCATATTGATACAGACGCCTGGCGGGAAAAACCTTTTAATAGACGCCGGGCCGAATTCCGCCGAGTCAACTGTTGAGAGCTATCTGCAGGCCCAGGGTGTGAAAAAACTGGACGTGGTTGTAGGCACTCACCCCCACGAAGACCATATCGGCGGACTTGATGGAGTGATCCGATCCTTTGACATAGGCAAAATCTATCTGCCGAAAGCCTCTCATACGACCGAGGCTTACGCCAGTTTACTCCAGTCTATTAAAAATAAGGGGTTGAAAGTCAGCACGGCAGCCGCAGGCGTTGTGCTGGATTTAGGTCCCGGGATTGAGGCGAAATTTCTGGCCCCCAACGGGACAGGCTACCGGGACTTAAACGATTACAGCGCAGTAATAGAACTGAAGTATGGCAAAAATTCTTTCCTTTTTGAAGGCGACGCGGAAACTGTTTCGGAGCATCAAATGCTTGCAGCCGGTTACAACCTGGATGTGGATGTTCTGAAGGTCGGTCACCACGGAAGCCGGTCCTCCAGTTCATCATCTTTTCTCCGCGCCGTCACCCCGAAATATGCCGTTATCAGCGTGGGGGCCGGCAACTCATACGGCCACCCGGCATACGAGACTGTGGCTGCCCTGGCGAATGCCGGCGCAAAAATATACCGGACAGACGAAGCCGGGACTATTGTTGCGGTGTCCGATGGTACTAACTTTACCATTGACAAGAACGCAAGCGCCATTCAACCGCGCGCACCAAACAGCGGTTCTGGTAGCGGTTACGTCGGAGGTGCAGGCCCGGGTCCCCGGCCCGAACCGCAGAGCGGTGACTATTATATAGGAAACCGCAACACTCATAAATTTCATCTGCCCTCGTGTTCATACTTACCCAACCCGGAAAACCAGGTTATTTTTAAAACCAGGGAAGCGGCCATCAGTGCCGGTTATGTGCCGTGCAAAAAATGCTATCCGTAG
- a CDS encoding DUF3006 domain-containing protein, whose protein sequence is MQKGIIDRFEGDFALIEINGEIHDYPRHLLPADAREGDAVIIEGNRISIDRKATAELRKRIEELMEDVWED, encoded by the coding sequence GTGCAGAAAGGAATAATAGATCGGTTTGAAGGCGATTTTGCCCTTATAGAGATAAACGGAGAGATCCATGACTATCCCCGGCATTTGCTTCCGGCAGATGCCAGGGAAGGGGATGCTGTAATTATAGAAGGAAACAGGATCAGCATTGACCGAAAAGCTACGGCTGAACTGAGAAAGAGGATTGAGGAATTAATGGAAGATGTATGGGAGGATTGA
- a CDS encoding DUF3696 domain-containing protein — protein MNSFRLKNIKGFIDTGKLEIKPITIMIGENSSGKSSIVRFPLVLRQTFLDASMAPLLLYGKSIDYGNFEDVVFGHDKKQPIEFEISIDVRDLLMIVPPFYEEKIKNYLCGELIINVTISYSGKALRVDKFCIYSSDSERPVLSVENIEENEQIKITFKDRRYKYEISKKEFGFEKFIPDFRSIRVIGSKIKSKNKKESLDFLYALFTALNFYFNSFANKIFYIGPFRKTPERFYRYIENAVNYVGRDGEFASVILGQNLRTNQTLIEDVSNWLEKNLDFTLEVEDLKGDLFRIMIKDKKTNAKNNIIDVGHGLSQLLPIVVQTFMKTPNENYSLFYNRMPLYNLHIIEQPELHLHPAGQASLADLFVGAVNRKAKSKDYFLIETHSEHMLLRLRRYVVEERISPKNIAIYYSEKNSKHGSLDIRRLEISEEGKIKGWPEGFFSQDYIETIAMQDALRKKTLGGESPLW, from the coding sequence GTGAATAGTTTTCGATTGAAGAATATAAAAGGGTTTATTGATACCGGAAAACTTGAGATAAAGCCCATCACAATTATGATTGGAGAAAACAGTTCAGGGAAAAGTAGTATAGTTAGGTTCCCACTAGTATTGAGGCAAACCTTTTTGGATGCATCAATGGCCCCACTTTTGTTATATGGAAAGTCTATAGATTACGGCAACTTCGAGGACGTAGTTTTTGGCCATGATAAAAAGCAACCAATTGAGTTTGAAATTTCTATTGATGTTAGAGATTTACTCATGATTGTTCCACCATTTTACGAGGAAAAGATTAAAAACTATTTATGTGGAGAGCTAATTATAAACGTAACGATTTCATATTCCGGAAAAGCTTTAAGGGTTGATAAATTCTGTATCTATAGCTCGGATTCAGAACGACCAGTATTAAGTGTTGAAAATATTGAAGAGAACGAACAAATAAAGATTACCTTCAAAGATAGACGATACAAATATGAGATATCTAAAAAAGAGTTTGGATTCGAAAAGTTCATTCCTGACTTCCGATCTATACGCGTCATCGGAAGTAAAATAAAAAGCAAGAATAAAAAAGAAAGCTTAGACTTCTTATATGCGTTGTTTACTGCTTTGAATTTTTATTTCAATAGTTTCGCGAATAAAATCTTTTATATTGGACCGTTCAGAAAAACACCAGAAAGATTTTATAGGTATATTGAAAACGCAGTTAATTACGTAGGAAGAGACGGGGAGTTTGCTTCTGTTATCCTTGGACAGAATTTAAGAACTAACCAAACATTAATTGAAGATGTTTCAAATTGGTTAGAAAAGAATTTAGATTTTACCCTTGAAGTGGAAGATTTAAAGGGTGACTTATTTAGGATAATGATAAAGGACAAGAAAACCAATGCAAAAAACAATATTATTGATGTAGGGCATGGCTTGTCTCAATTACTTCCAATTGTTGTTCAAACTTTCATGAAAACTCCAAATGAAAATTATTCCCTTTTCTACAATAGAATGCCACTATACAATTTACATATCATTGAGCAACCGGAGCTTCATTTGCATCCAGCTGGACAAGCAAGTCTAGCGGACTTATTTGTAGGAGCGGTTAATCGAAAAGCAAAAAGCAAAGATTATTTTCTAATTGAGACTCATAGTGAACATATGTTGTTGAGATTGCGGCGATATGTTGTAGAAGAGCGAATTTCTCCCAAAAATATCGCAATCTATTACTCGGAAAAGAATTCTAAACATGGGAGCTTAGATATAAGAAGGCTTGAAATATCAGAAGAAGGTAAAATAAAGGGATGGCCGGAAGGATTTTTCTCACAAGACTATATTGAAACAATTGCAATGCAGGACGCTCTAAGAAAAAAGACTTTGGGGGGGGAGTCTCCCCTATGGTAG